The following proteins are encoded in a genomic region of Streptomyces collinus Tu 365:
- a CDS encoding ABC-F family ATP-binding cassette domain-containing protein produces MTATLVAKNLAAGHGDRSLFSGLDLVVAPGDVIGLVGANGAGKSTLLRLLAGLTRPEQGELRLSPPTATVGHLPQEPERRPGETIREFLARRTGVAEAQRVMDEATQALVDGAPGADDAYAISLERWLDLGGADLEERSGEVADSLGLAVDLDQPMTSLSGGQAARAGLASLLLSRYDVFLLDEPTNDLDLDGLERLERFVTGLRAGTVVVSHDREFLTRTVTKVLELDLAQRQINLYGGGYAAYLEEREVARRHARDDYEEYADKRAALQDRAQMQRSWMDKGVKNARRKAGNDNDKIGRKFRSEASEKQAAKARQTQRMIERLDVVEEPRKEWELRMEIAAAPRSGAVVATLRDAEVRRDGFTLGPVSLQLDWADRVAVTGANGAGKSTLLGALLGRVPLDSGHAALGSGVLVGEVDQARGLFHGPETLLDAFGAAVPDTEPVEVRTLLAKFGLKQDHVLRPAATLSPGERTRAALALLQGRGVNLLVLDEPTNHLDLPAIEQLESALDSYEGTLLLVTHDRRMLDAVHVTRRFDVTDGKVTER; encoded by the coding sequence ATGACTGCCACCCTCGTCGCCAAGAACCTCGCCGCCGGGCACGGCGACCGCTCCCTCTTCTCCGGCCTCGACCTCGTCGTCGCGCCCGGAGACGTGATCGGGCTGGTCGGCGCCAACGGCGCGGGCAAGTCCACCCTGCTGCGCCTGCTCGCCGGACTGACCCGGCCCGAGCAGGGCGAACTGCGCCTGTCCCCGCCGACCGCGACCGTCGGCCACCTGCCGCAGGAACCGGAGCGCCGGCCGGGCGAGACGATCCGGGAGTTCCTGGCCCGCCGCACCGGGGTCGCCGAGGCCCAGCGGGTGATGGACGAGGCCACCCAGGCGCTCGTCGACGGCGCACCCGGCGCCGACGACGCCTACGCGATCAGTCTGGAGCGCTGGCTGGACCTCGGCGGCGCCGACCTGGAGGAGCGGTCGGGCGAGGTCGCCGACTCCCTCGGCCTGGCCGTCGACCTGGACCAGCCGATGACCTCCCTGTCCGGCGGCCAGGCGGCCCGCGCCGGACTCGCCTCCCTCCTGCTCTCCCGCTACGACGTCTTCCTCCTGGACGAGCCCACCAACGACCTCGACCTGGACGGCCTGGAGCGCCTGGAGCGCTTCGTCACCGGACTGCGCGCGGGCACGGTGGTCGTCAGCCACGACCGCGAGTTCCTCACCCGCACCGTCACCAAGGTCCTCGAACTCGACCTCGCCCAGCGGCAGATCAACCTCTACGGCGGCGGCTACGCGGCCTATCTCGAGGAGCGCGAGGTCGCCCGCAGGCACGCCCGCGACGACTACGAGGAGTACGCCGACAAGCGGGCCGCCCTCCAGGACCGCGCGCAGATGCAGCGGTCCTGGATGGACAAGGGCGTGAAGAACGCCCGGCGCAAGGCGGGCAACGACAACGACAAGATCGGCCGCAAGTTCCGCAGCGAGGCCAGCGAGAAGCAGGCCGCCAAGGCCCGGCAGACCCAGCGGATGATCGAGCGCCTCGACGTGGTCGAGGAGCCGCGCAAGGAGTGGGAACTGCGCATGGAGATCGCGGCCGCTCCCCGGTCGGGCGCGGTCGTGGCGACCCTCAGGGACGCCGAGGTCCGGCGCGACGGCTTCACCCTGGGGCCGGTGTCGCTGCAGCTCGACTGGGCCGACCGGGTCGCGGTCACCGGCGCCAACGGCGCGGGCAAGTCGACCCTGCTCGGCGCGCTGCTCGGCCGGGTCCCGCTCGACTCCGGGCACGCGGCGCTGGGTTCGGGCGTCCTGGTCGGCGAGGTCGACCAGGCCCGCGGACTGTTCCACGGCCCGGAGACGCTGCTCGACGCGTTCGGCGCGGCCGTCCCCGACACCGAGCCGGTCGAGGTCCGCACCCTGCTCGCCAAGTTCGGCCTGAAGCAGGACCACGTGCTGCGCCCGGCCGCGACCCTGTCACCGGGCGAGCGGACCCGCGCCGCCCTGGCACTGCTCCAGGGCCGGGGAGTGAACCTGCTGGTCCTCGACGAGCCCACCAACCACCTGGACCTGCCCGCCATCGAGCAGCTGGAGTCCGCCCTCGACTCCTACGAGGGCACCCTCCTGCTGGTCACCCACGACCGCCGCATGCTCGACGCGGTCCACGTGACCCGCCGCTTCGACGTGACCGACGGCAAGGTGACGGAACGCTAG
- a CDS encoding enoyl-CoA hydratase/isomerase family protein, which translates to MDPELSHQVTGAVATVVIRNPAKRNAMTAAMWRSLPPLLAELAADPRVRALVLTGEGGTFCAGADISSLRGSAAEAQSLAVAAEEALAAFPKPTLAAVRGHCVGGGAQLAAACDLRLAREDALFGVTPARLGIVYPASSTRRLVSLVGPATAKYLLFTAELIDAGRALRTGLVDEVLPEGGLDARIAALTGVLVARSQLTQAAAKEFVNGRTDRDAHWSEQARGSGDTAEGVAAFLERRQPRFSWTA; encoded by the coding sequence ATGGACCCCGAGCTGTCGCACCAGGTCACCGGCGCCGTCGCCACGGTCGTCATCCGGAATCCGGCCAAGCGCAACGCCATGACGGCGGCGATGTGGCGGTCCCTGCCGCCGCTGCTGGCGGAGCTGGCGGCCGATCCCCGGGTGCGGGCGCTGGTGCTGACCGGCGAGGGCGGGACCTTCTGCGCGGGCGCGGACATCTCCTCGCTGCGCGGCTCGGCCGCCGAGGCGCAGTCCCTGGCCGTGGCCGCCGAGGAGGCCCTCGCCGCGTTCCCCAAGCCGACCCTCGCCGCCGTGCGCGGCCACTGCGTGGGCGGCGGCGCGCAGCTCGCCGCCGCCTGCGACCTGCGGCTCGCGCGCGAGGACGCGCTGTTCGGGGTGACCCCGGCGCGGCTCGGGATCGTCTACCCGGCGTCCTCCACCCGCCGGCTGGTCTCCCTGGTGGGACCGGCCACCGCCAAGTACCTGCTGTTCACCGCCGAACTGATCGACGCCGGACGGGCCTTGCGCACCGGGCTGGTGGACGAGGTGCTGCCCGAGGGCGGGCTGGACGCGCGGATCGCCGCGCTGACCGGGGTCCTCGTGGCGCGCTCCCAGCTCACCCAGGCGGCCGCGAAGGAGTTCGTGAACGGCCGCACCGACCGGGACGCCCACTGGAGCGAGCAGGCACGCGGCAGCGGCGACACCGCCGAGGGCGTCGCCGCGTTCCTGGAGCGCAGGCAGCCGCGGTTCAGCTGGACCGCGTGA
- a CDS encoding GlxA family transcriptional regulator → MPQRTLLFVLFDGVQSLDVTGPLEVFGGAEQHTPGTYRIHTASLDGGPVRTSSGLTLVPDGALDGAPRPHTLLVPGGHGTRDPDPRLTGWLRTHGPDAPRLVSVCTGAILLAAAGLLDGRRATTHWAYCDRLARDHPAVTVDPEPIYVRDGHIATSAGVTAGVDLALALVEEDLDRDVALAVARHLVVFLRRPGNQAQFSAQLAAQTARREPLREIQRWITEHPAGDLSVESLAARARLSPRHFARAFREETGTTPGRYVDRVRLEHARRLLEDTGDGVGEVSRASGYGTPEAMRRAFVKALGTAPAEYRRRFRPAPTRSPAPIP, encoded by the coding sequence ATGCCGCAGCGCACCCTTCTGTTCGTCCTCTTCGACGGCGTGCAGAGCCTCGACGTCACCGGCCCGCTGGAGGTGTTCGGCGGGGCCGAGCAGCACACCCCGGGGACGTACCGGATCCACACCGCCTCCCTGGACGGCGGCCCGGTGCGCACCTCCAGCGGCCTGACCCTCGTACCGGACGGCGCGCTCGACGGGGCGCCCCGGCCGCACACCCTGCTGGTGCCCGGCGGGCACGGCACCCGCGACCCCGACCCCCGGCTGACCGGCTGGCTGCGGACGCACGGCCCGGACGCGCCCCGGCTGGTCTCGGTGTGCACCGGCGCGATCCTGCTGGCCGCCGCCGGGCTGCTCGACGGCCGCCGGGCGACGACCCACTGGGCGTACTGCGACCGGCTCGCCCGCGACCACCCGGCCGTGACCGTGGACCCCGAGCCGATCTACGTCCGGGACGGGCACATCGCCACCTCGGCGGGCGTCACCGCGGGTGTGGACCTCGCCCTCGCCCTGGTGGAGGAGGACCTGGACCGGGACGTGGCGCTCGCGGTCGCCCGGCACCTGGTGGTGTTCCTGCGCCGGCCGGGCAACCAGGCGCAGTTCAGCGCCCAGCTCGCCGCGCAGACCGCGCGGCGCGAACCCCTGCGCGAGATCCAGCGGTGGATCACCGAGCACCCGGCCGGCGACCTCTCGGTCGAGTCGCTCGCCGCCCGCGCCCGGCTCTCGCCCCGCCACTTCGCCCGGGCCTTCCGGGAGGAGACCGGCACGACCCCCGGCCGCTACGTCGACCGGGTCCGCCTGGAGCACGCCCGCCGGCTCCTGGAGGACACCGGGGACGGGGTCGGGGAGGTCTCCCGCGCCAGCGGCTACGGCACCCCCGAGGCCATGCGGCGCGCGTTCGTCAAGGCCCTGGGCACGGCGCCGGCCGAGTACCGGCGCAGGTTCCGCCCCGCCCCGACCCGCTCACCCGCCCCCATCCCCTGA
- a CDS encoding Tex family protein: MTTPGSVEAGSIEGRIAGELGVRERQVKAAVELLDGGSTVPFIARYRKEATEMLDDAQLRTLEERLRYLRELEERRTAVLESVREQGKLTEELEAAIRGAETKARLEDIYLPYKPKRRTKAQIAREAGLEPLADGLLGDPSVDPAAAAAAFVDAGKGVADPQAALEGARAILTERFSEDADLIGELRERMWVRGRLAAKVRDGKEEAGAKFADYFDFAEPFTELPSHRILAMLRGEKEEVLDLVLEPEEPTEGPSSYEGIVASKFGIADRGRPADKWLKDTVRWAWRTRLLVHLGIDLRLRLRTAAEDEAVNVFAANLRDLLLAAPAGTRATLGLDPGFRTGVKVAVVDATGKVVATDVIYPHVPANKWDEALAKLARLAERHAVDLVAIGNGTASRETDKLAAELIAQHPELKLTKVMVSEAGASVYSASEYASRELPDMDVSLRGAVSIARRLQDPLAELVKIDPKSIGVGQYQHDLSEVKLSRSLDAVVEDCVNGVGVDVNTASVPLLSRVSGISSGLAENIVAHRDANGPFTSRSALKKVARLGPKAYEQCAGFLRIRGGDDPLDASSVHPEAYPVVRRMVKAAGQDVASLIGDTGTLRSLRPADFVDDTFGLPTVTDILKELEKPGRDPRPAFKTATFKEGVEKISDLSSGMVLEGVVTNVAAFGAFVDIGVHQDGLVHVSAMSKTFVKDPRDVVKPGDIVKVKVLDVDIPRKRIALTLRLDDEAAPQGQGGGRQRGAAARPPQQRQGQGQNQRQGQGQRQGQGQGQRQARGGDRGGRQAPAPANSAMADALRRAGLLNPKDGRR; the protein is encoded by the coding sequence GTGACGACACCCGGATCCGTCGAAGCAGGATCCATCGAAGGCAGGATCGCCGGAGAACTCGGCGTACGGGAGCGGCAGGTGAAGGCCGCGGTGGAACTGCTCGACGGCGGTTCGACCGTGCCCTTCATCGCCCGCTACCGCAAGGAAGCGACCGAGATGCTCGACGACGCGCAGCTGCGCACGCTCGAGGAGCGGCTGCGCTACCTGCGGGAGCTGGAGGAGCGGCGGACCGCGGTCCTGGAATCGGTGCGCGAGCAGGGCAAGCTCACCGAGGAGCTGGAAGCGGCGATCCGCGGGGCGGAGACCAAGGCACGCCTGGAGGACATCTACCTCCCGTACAAGCCCAAGCGGCGCACCAAGGCGCAGATCGCCCGGGAGGCGGGCCTGGAGCCGCTCGCGGACGGCCTGCTGGGCGACCCGTCCGTCGATCCGGCGGCCGCGGCGGCCGCTTTCGTGGACGCGGGCAAGGGCGTCGCCGACCCGCAGGCCGCCCTGGAGGGCGCGCGGGCGATCCTCACCGAGCGGTTCTCGGAGGACGCCGACCTGATCGGCGAGCTGCGCGAGCGGATGTGGGTGCGCGGGCGGCTGGCGGCGAAGGTGCGCGACGGCAAGGAGGAGGCGGGCGCCAAGTTCGCCGACTACTTCGACTTCGCCGAGCCGTTCACCGAGCTGCCCTCGCACCGGATCCTGGCGATGCTGCGGGGCGAGAAGGAGGAGGTCCTCGACCTCGTCCTGGAGCCGGAGGAGCCCACCGAGGGCCCGTCCTCCTACGAGGGGATCGTCGCCTCGAAGTTCGGCATCGCCGATCGCGGCCGCCCCGCCGACAAGTGGCTGAAGGACACGGTGCGCTGGGCCTGGCGCACCCGGCTCCTGGTCCACCTGGGCATCGACCTCAGGCTGCGGCTGCGGACGGCCGCCGAGGACGAGGCGGTGAACGTGTTCGCCGCGAACCTGCGCGACCTGCTGCTGGCCGCGCCGGCCGGCACCCGCGCGACCCTCGGCCTCGACCCCGGCTTCCGTACCGGCGTGAAGGTCGCCGTGGTCGACGCGACCGGCAAGGTCGTCGCCACGGACGTCATCTATCCGCACGTGCCGGCCAACAAGTGGGACGAGGCGCTCGCCAAGCTGGCGCGGCTGGCCGAGCGGCACGCGGTCGACCTGGTCGCGATCGGCAACGGCACGGCCTCCCGCGAGACCGACAAGCTCGCCGCCGAACTCATCGCGCAGCACCCGGAGCTGAAGCTCACCAAGGTGATGGTGTCCGAGGCCGGCGCGTCCGTGTACTCGGCCTCCGAGTACGCCTCGCGGGAACTGCCGGACATGGACGTGTCGCTGCGCGGCGCCGTCTCCATCGCCCGCCGGCTCCAGGACCCGCTGGCCGAACTGGTGAAGATCGACCCGAAGTCCATCGGTGTCGGCCAGTACCAGCACGACCTGTCCGAGGTGAAGCTGTCCCGCTCGCTCGACGCGGTCGTCGAGGACTGTGTGAACGGCGTGGGCGTGGACGTCAACACCGCGTCCGTGCCGCTGCTCTCCCGGGTGTCGGGCATCTCGTCCGGGCTCGCCGAGAACATCGTCGCCCACCGGGACGCCAACGGGCCGTTCACGTCCCGCTCGGCGCTGAAGAAGGTGGCGCGGCTCGGCCCGAAGGCGTACGAACAGTGCGCGGGCTTCCTCCGCATCCGCGGCGGCGACGACCCGCTGGACGCCTCCAGCGTGCACCCGGAGGCCTATCCGGTGGTGCGCCGCATGGTGAAGGCCGCGGGCCAGGACGTCGCCTCGCTGATCGGCGACACCGGGACGCTGCGTTCGCTCCGGCCCGCCGACTTCGTGGACGACACCTTCGGTCTGCCGACCGTCACCGACATCCTGAAGGAGCTGGAGAAGCCGGGCCGCGACCCGCGCCCCGCCTTCAAGACGGCCACCTTCAAGGAGGGCGTGGAGAAGATCTCCGACCTGTCCTCCGGGATGGTCCTGGAGGGTGTGGTCACGAACGTGGCGGCCTTCGGCGCCTTCGTGGACATCGGCGTCCACCAGGACGGTCTTGTGCACGTGTCGGCGATGTCGAAGACGTTCGTCAAGGACCCGCGGGACGTGGTGAAGCCGGGCGACATCGTCAAGGTGAAGGTCCTCGACGTGGACATCCCGCGCAAGCGGATCGCGCTGACCCTGCGCCTGGACGACGAGGCCGCGCCCCAGGGCCAGGGCGGCGGCCGGCAGCGCGGCGCCGCGGCCCGCCCGCCCCAGCAGCGCCAGGGCCAGGGCCAGAACCAGCGGCAGGGCCAGGGTCAGAGGCAGGGCCAGGGCCAGGGCCAGCGGCAGGCTCGCGGCGGCGACCGGGGCGGCCGCCAGGCGCCGGCCCCGGCCAACAGCGCGATGGCGGACGCGCTGCGCCGGGCGGGGCTGCTCAACCCGAAGGACGGCCGGCGCTAG
- a CDS encoding DJ-1/PfpI family protein — protein sequence MQIAVVVYDGFTALDAVGPYEMLVRTPGAETVFVAERPGPVRTDTGALGIVADRSLAEVTRPDVVVVPGGPGQSALMEHRPLLDWLCAADAASTWTASVCTGSLLLAAAGLLEGRRATSHWLALDQLQRFGARPAEERVVVDGKYVTAAGVSAGIDMGLALLGRIAGDDVARTVQLATEYDPRPPYDAGSPRKAPAHLVEALRASSRFVLTRSS from the coding sequence ATGCAGATCGCCGTCGTCGTCTACGACGGGTTCACCGCGCTCGACGCGGTCGGACCCTACGAGATGCTCGTCCGCACGCCGGGCGCCGAGACCGTGTTCGTCGCCGAGCGCCCCGGGCCCGTCCGCACGGACACCGGTGCCCTCGGGATCGTCGCCGACCGGTCCCTGGCCGAGGTGACCCGCCCCGATGTCGTCGTCGTGCCGGGCGGTCCCGGCCAGAGCGCGCTGATGGAACACCGGCCGCTGCTCGACTGGCTGTGCGCCGCCGACGCCGCGAGCACCTGGACGGCGTCGGTGTGCACCGGTTCGCTGCTGCTCGCCGCCGCCGGGCTGCTGGAGGGCCGCCGGGCCACCTCGCACTGGCTCGCCCTCGACCAGCTCCAGCGGTTCGGCGCCCGGCCGGCCGAGGAGCGTGTGGTCGTCGACGGCAAGTACGTCACCGCCGCGGGCGTCTCCGCCGGCATCGACATGGGCCTGGCCCTGCTCGGCCGGATCGCGGGCGACGACGTGGCCCGGACCGTCCAGCTCGCCACCGAGTACGACCCGCGGCCGCCCTACGACGCCGGGTCCCCGCGCAAGGCACCCGCGCACCTGGTCGAGGCGCTGCGGGCGAGCAGCCGCTTCGTCCTCACGCGGTCCAGCTGA
- a CDS encoding ATP-binding protein — MDNHGRGDGPRPAGGAERPPDPLPYEGVWRFTAAAVDSSVPQARHAVRDLLLRQGVPVSDDLVHGLLLIVSELVTNAVRHAALLSPMLAVEVAVGAEWVRVSVEDNHPYRPTALEADHGQTGGRGLLLVREVAREAGGVVDVEHTASGGKVIWAALPLKPAVLP; from the coding sequence ATGGACAATCACGGGCGCGGGGACGGCCCGCGCCCAGCGGGGGGCGCCGAACGGCCGCCGGATCCCCTGCCGTACGAGGGCGTGTGGCGGTTCACCGCGGCGGCGGTGGACTCCTCGGTCCCGCAGGCCCGGCACGCGGTACGGGACCTGCTGCTGCGCCAGGGCGTGCCCGTCTCCGACGACCTGGTGCACGGACTGCTGCTGATCGTCTCCGAACTGGTCACGAACGCGGTCCGGCACGCGGCGCTGCTGTCGCCGATGCTGGCGGTGGAGGTGGCCGTCGGCGCCGAGTGGGTGCGGGTGTCGGTGGAGGACAACCACCCCTACCGTCCGACCGCCCTGGAGGCCGACCACGGGCAGACCGGCGGCCGGGGCCTGCTCCTGGTCCGCGAGGTGGCCCGGGAGGCGGGCGGGGTGGTCGACGTGGAGCACACGGCGAGCGGCGGCAAGGTGATCTGGGCCGCCCTGCCGCTCAAGCCCGCCGTGCTGCCGTAG